The Candidatus Methylomirabilota bacterium genome has a segment encoding these proteins:
- a CDS encoding aminotransferase class V-fold PLP-dependent enzyme translates to SVIEPGDRVLVVGAGQFGILMREIMNRVGADWTEFPVEWGARLDLERLRREAERVRPKALTLVHNETSTGTTYPAAEVGKIARSVGALFLLDTVSSVAGLDVRTDEWGVDLGMTGSQKCLAAPLGLALVSVGPRAWEAMERRTKPARSWAYDLLRWKEHWIPVSRGGKVADGSPRRQPVSIPTHLTAAMSVAARLILEEGLAHRFRRHEVAAGALRRGLAALGLEMFPDAAIVSNTVSCVKTPKGIDPAAVVTLMRDRYGILIGTGLDKIRTTTLRIGTMGLTASPLYVLPTLSALELALRDLGHKAEPGVGVAAAQAAFADAA, encoded by the coding sequence CAGCGTGATCGAGCCCGGCGACCGCGTGCTCGTGGTCGGCGCGGGGCAGTTCGGCATCCTGATGCGCGAGATCATGAACCGCGTGGGCGCCGACTGGACGGAGTTCCCGGTCGAGTGGGGCGCGCGCCTGGACCTGGAGCGTCTGCGGCGGGAGGCCGAGCGCGTGCGCCCCAAGGCGCTGACGCTCGTCCACAACGAGACCTCGACGGGCACGACCTATCCCGCGGCCGAGGTGGGCAAGATCGCGCGCTCCGTCGGCGCGCTCTTCCTGCTCGACACCGTCTCGTCCGTCGCGGGGCTCGACGTGCGCACCGACGAGTGGGGCGTGGACCTCGGCATGACCGGCTCGCAAAAGTGCCTCGCGGCGCCCCTCGGCCTGGCGCTCGTCAGCGTCGGCCCGCGCGCGTGGGAGGCGATGGAGCGGCGGACGAAGCCCGCGCGAAGCTGGGCGTACGACCTGCTGCGCTGGAAGGAGCACTGGATCCCCGTCTCGCGCGGCGGCAAGGTTGCGGACGGCTCGCCCCGGCGCCAGCCTGTCTCCATCCCCACCCACCTCACCGCCGCGATGAGCGTCGCGGCCCGGCTGATCCTCGAGGAAGGCCTGGCGCACCGCTTCCGGCGCCACGAGGTCGCCGCGGGCGCGCTCCGGCGCGGCCTCGCCGCGCTGGGGCTCGAGATGTTTCCGGACGCGGCCATCGTGTCGAACACGGTGTCGTGCGTGAAGACGCCGAAGGGCATCGACCCCGCGGCCGTCGTGACGCTGATGCGCGACCGCTACGGCATCCTCATCGGCACGGGCCTCGACAAGATCCGGACGACGACGCTCCGGATCGGGACGATGGGCCTCACCGCGAGCCCGCTCTACGTGCTGCCGACGCTCTCGGCCCTCGAGCTGGCGCTGCGCGACCTCGGGCACAAGGCCGAGCCCGGCGTGGGCGTCGCCGCGGCGCAGGCCGCGTTCGCCGACGCCGCCTAG